One part of the Bacteroidia bacterium genome encodes these proteins:
- a CDS encoding PorP/SprF family type IX secretion system membrane protein: MKHLYYIAALLLFGAASAQDIHFSQFTLTPLQLNPASAGGLTGIQASVNYKSQWGSVGYPYRTYSASLDVAIGHKKEKKKGFFGLGIFFYNDKAGDASMSTLQGNLNAAYHLRLSERSMLSAGAYYGFAQRSASFGALKWESQYVNGSYAASNPSGEPGGNAFMQQDLGAGIFWTLRKGDMYMTSNDHVHIDAGVAYFHILPMVNAFGGSGDVLYSKYVGHFWMSKGIKNSRLALQPSVLFFMQGPQTELNFGLDVKYQVKENSKVTGYEKGTSVYLGLHHRLMDAVVINAMYEYDSFTVGLSYDVNVSELTNATFGRGGLEVALRYRDPFSYLWKNSSRH; encoded by the coding sequence ATGAAACACCTCTATTACATTGCGGCACTACTTCTGTTTGGGGCGGCCTCTGCCCAGGACATACATTTCTCGCAATTTACCCTGACACCACTTCAGCTGAATCCGGCATCAGCCGGCGGGCTCACAGGGATTCAGGCGAGTGTGAATTACAAGTCGCAATGGGGCAGCGTGGGCTATCCTTACCGGACCTATTCTGCCTCTCTGGATGTGGCAATAGGTCATAAAAAGGAAAAGAAAAAAGGTTTTTTCGGACTTGGGATATTTTTTTACAACGATAAGGCCGGGGATGCATCCATGAGTACCCTGCAGGGAAATCTAAATGCTGCCTATCATCTTCGCCTGAGTGAAAGAAGTATGCTGAGTGCGGGCGCCTATTATGGATTTGCACAACGGAGCGCCTCATTCGGAGCACTGAAGTGGGAGTCTCAGTATGTGAACGGCAGTTACGCTGCATCGAATCCCAGCGGAGAACCGGGGGGTAATGCCTTCATGCAGCAGGATCTGGGAGCAGGAATATTCTGGACGTTGAGAAAAGGCGATATGTATATGACATCGAATGATCATGTGCATATAGATGCCGGTGTTGCCTACTTTCATATCCTTCCCATGGTCAATGCATTTGGCGGATCTGGCGATGTGCTTTATTCCAAGTATGTTGGACATTTCTGGATGTCGAAAGGAATTAAAAATTCCCGGCTCGCACTGCAGCCCTCTGTTCTCTTCTTTATGCAGGGGCCTCAGACTGAACTCAATTTCGGACTGGATGTAAAATACCAGGTGAAGGAAAATTCTAAAGTAACCGGATATGAAAAAGGAACTTCTGTTTATCTCGGTTTACATCACCGCCTGATGGATGCGGTAGTGATCAATGCGATGTATGAATATGATTCATTTACAGTCGGTCTGTCCTACGATGTGAATGTTTCGGAGCTTACCAATGCTACATTTGGCAGAGGAGGACTGGAAGTAGCTCTCAGATACAGAGATCCTTTCTCCTATCTTTGGAAAAACAGCAGCAGGCATTAA
- a CDS encoding alkaline phytoceramidase: MLILALVITAGLVVYGPIPQDTSYHQFADTRTYFGIPNFWDVISNAVIFLAGVYALFCWKKMTGLSNAMKWVLIAGMLLTGLGSAYYHHTPGNATLVWDRLPMTLVFMSFFSLMVFSLLSEKLGRMLFFILVPVGILSVIYWYLSEVQGHGDLRPYVLVQFFPMISLPLILYWSKPGRPVVLGVSWILICYLLAKVTEHFDKEIFSLLKLWSGHTLKHILSGVSLYYMVRLSHRL; this comes from the coding sequence TTGCTTATTCTTGCCCTGGTTATCACTGCCGGACTGGTGGTGTATGGTCCCATTCCGCAAGACACTTCCTACCACCAGTTCGCGGATACAAGAACATATTTTGGAATTCCTAATTTTTGGGATGTGATCAGCAATGCCGTGATCTTTCTGGCAGGTGTTTACGCTTTGTTTTGCTGGAAAAAAATGACAGGCCTGAGCAATGCCATGAAATGGGTCCTGATTGCCGGCATGTTGCTTACCGGACTAGGATCAGCGTATTATCATCATACTCCCGGTAACGCAACACTTGTTTGGGATCGCCTGCCAATGACCCTGGTGTTTATGTCTTTTTTCTCTCTCATGGTTTTCAGCCTGCTTTCAGAGAAGCTGGGACGGATGCTTTTTTTTATTCTTGTACCGGTGGGGATTCTGAGTGTTATTTACTGGTATTTATCGGAAGTGCAGGGTCATGGAGATTTGCGCCCGTATGTGCTTGTGCAGTTTTTTCCGATGATCTCTCTTCCGCTTATTCTTTACTGGTCAAAACCAGGGCGACCGGTTGTTTTGGGCGTCAGCTGGATACTGATCTGCTATCTACTGGCAAAGGTTACAGAACATTTCGATAAGGAAATTTTCAGTCTTTTGAAATTATGGAGCGGTCATACGCTGAAACATATCCTAAGCGGTGTCAGTTTGTACTATATGGTGAGATTATCACACAGATTATAA
- a CDS encoding DUF2752 domain-containing protein, with amino-acid sequence MIALPVWLMLSPADYFDYGESVCPSVLLFDRECPGCGMTRATQHLLHFEFSEAMDFNRLSIFLIPVLALLYANIFRKLVMRIIKQGKKSGSL; translated from the coding sequence ATGATTGCATTGCCGGTGTGGCTGATGCTGTCTCCCGCAGATTATTTTGATTATGGCGAGTCCGTATGTCCCTCGGTGCTTCTATTCGACAGAGAGTGCCCCGGATGCGGGATGACGCGTGCGACACAGCATTTGCTGCATTTCGAATTCTCCGAGGCAATGGATTTCAACAGGCTAAGTATCTTTTTGATCCCGGTACTGGCGCTGCTTTACGCCAACATTTTCAGAAAATTAGTGATGCGTATAATCAAACAGGGGAAGAAGTCCGGGTCTTTATAA
- a CDS encoding YqaE/Pmp3 family membrane protein has product MKILSRNFLPLLVVAIAVTACTFEKRQYMSGYHVDFKHKTVAQTAQTGPEKIQPLKTTTPSVDKVEQVVTLSTPVYAAPPDANTITPKKPVVNKSGVTSTTTESSDNNTLVRSTKVESKQERKSGKKNSSGPDKGLLIVLAILIPWLAVGLVTDWEVKPVVINLLLCLTCIGGIIHAIIVVNDRA; this is encoded by the coding sequence ATGAAAATCTTATCAAGAAATTTTCTTCCGCTCCTCGTTGTTGCCATTGCAGTAACAGCATGTACGTTTGAAAAACGTCAGTATATGAGCGGCTATCACGTTGATTTTAAGCACAAGACAGTTGCTCAAACGGCACAAACCGGCCCCGAGAAGATTCAACCGCTGAAAACTACCACGCCGTCCGTTGATAAGGTGGAGCAAGTTGTAACCCTGTCCACTCCGGTGTATGCCGCACCGCCGGATGCAAACACCATCACTCCCAAAAAACCGGTAGTAAATAAATCCGGTGTTACTTCTACCACCACCGAATCATCGGATAACAACACACTGGTCAGAAGTACCAAGGTGGAAAGCAAGCAGGAAAGGAAATCCGGCAAAAAAAACAGCAGCGGACCTGACAAGGGATTGTTGATCGTTCTTGCTATCCTGATACCCTGGCTGGCCGTGGGACTTGTGACCGACTGGGAAGTGAAGCCGGTGGTGATCAATCTGCTGTTGTGTCTGACCTGTATCGGCGGTATCATTCACGCTATCATTGTTGTCAACGACAGGGCTTAG
- a CDS encoding 1-acyl-sn-glycerol-3-phosphate acyltransferase: MLYYVLKILYQLFYRTYYKVEIRYEAEIATGVPVVLAPNHVNAFIDPTIIATWIRRKVRFFARGDVFRTSAFGRWALESMNISPIYRIQEGYADLKKNDATFEESKQRLLRGEALLIFPEAVCEQVPKVRKLKKGLARIVFGVYEESALRRNVLIYPVGLNYWEPARFGSKLLIVVGNPLSLEDYTARYKENKADTLRQFTADLEKAMKAITICVEEETLYPVYQRLISRVSGHPVNKGKWERGMYGEYRGLMEFSGALNHGFVSDPEMVSALAEETREMAEGLNKGNINRHWMSGSHQENPSVSHLLFCSLLLVLSLPFFLFGWFSGGMVFDFAYRRAKKKVRKIEFHASVHAMMGMLFWFAYYAIGITLIAVLAPHYIWSLLYVVAAPISLLTMAPFLNAWRSISSAWKLRRLLRSKHAEAERIRGLREKITGRIASLINAYRNVQIPGRN; this comes from the coding sequence ATGCTCTATTATGTTCTGAAAATTCTTTATCAGCTTTTTTACAGAACCTATTACAAAGTTGAAATACGGTATGAGGCTGAAATTGCTACCGGAGTTCCTGTTGTTCTGGCGCCTAATCATGTGAATGCGTTTATTGATCCGACCATTATTGCAACATGGATTAGAAGAAAGGTGAGGTTTTTCGCACGGGGAGATGTTTTCCGAACCTCAGCCTTCGGGAGATGGGCGCTGGAAAGCATGAACATTTCTCCTATTTATAGAATTCAGGAGGGATACGCGGACCTGAAGAAAAATGATGCCACCTTTGAAGAAAGTAAGCAACGTCTTCTGCGCGGCGAAGCATTATTGATTTTTCCTGAAGCAGTTTGTGAGCAGGTGCCGAAGGTGAGAAAGCTCAAGAAAGGATTGGCCCGCATTGTGTTTGGAGTTTATGAAGAATCTGCACTACGCAGGAATGTGCTGATCTATCCGGTGGGATTGAATTACTGGGAACCTGCCCGTTTTGGAAGTAAATTGCTCATAGTGGTCGGGAACCCCCTGAGCCTGGAAGATTATACCGCACGGTATAAGGAGAATAAGGCGGACACCCTTCGCCAGTTCACTGCAGATCTTGAAAAGGCGATGAAGGCCATTACTATATGTGTGGAAGAGGAAACACTCTATCCCGTTTATCAGCGATTGATCAGCAGGGTTTCGGGGCATCCGGTGAATAAGGGAAAGTGGGAGAGAGGTATGTATGGAGAATACCGTGGGTTAATGGAATTTTCCGGAGCGCTGAATCACGGATTTGTATCGGATCCGGAAATGGTGAGTGCGCTTGCGGAAGAAACAAGGGAAATGGCGGAGGGCTTGAATAAAGGAAATATTAACCGGCACTGGATGTCCGGAAGCCATCAGGAAAATCCTTCCGTTTCGCATCTGTTGTTCTGTTCCCTGTTGCTGGTTTTGTCTCTTCCGTTCTTTCTGTTCGGATGGTTTTCGGGTGGGATGGTATTCGATTTCGCCTATCGGAGAGCAAAGAAGAAGGTACGCAAGATAGAATTCCACGCTTCGGTACATGCCATGATGGGCATGCTCTTTTGGTTTGCTTATTATGCCATTGGTATCACATTGATCGCAGTCTTAGCCCCACATTATATCTGGTCACTGCTGTATGTTGTGGCGGCTCCAATCTCCCTCCTGACGATGGCACCCTTCCTGAATGCCTGGAGAAGTATCTCCAGCGCTTGGAAGTTGCGCCGTTTGCTCCGGAGTAAGCACGCCGAAGCTGAACGCATCCGGGGTCTGCGAGAGAAGATAACAGGTCGCATTGCCTCACTCATTAATGCATACAGGAACGTGCAGATACCGGGCCGGAACTGA
- a CDS encoding VOC family protein, with product MKYSSADRNFARYGSSGSSPHCFKNLFSNKNPKALTSESNDRYLIAGIQQIGLGVPDTPAAFAFYRKLFGADIPVINESAEAKLMLPYTGGKPHRRHAILAININGGGGFEIWQYISRKPVPPSFEVRMGDLGFNLVKIKCMDVHGFHRSLAGGNAEVMDSPSNDPAGQPRFHIRDPWGTIFEITGSADWFSRKRKLTGGTCGSIIGVSDMEKSMRFYSEILGYDKVIYDTTGVFADLAALPGGTNKFRRVLIGHSKPREGAFSRLLGSSTIELIRVLDREPRKIYENRWWGDQGIIHLSFDIANMEALRRKCEQMGSPFTVDSGAGFEMGSTAGHFSYIEDPDGTLIEFVETKKLPILKALGWNLDLRKRDRTKPLPDWMLKTLSFSRVKD from the coding sequence ATGAAATATTCATCGGCGGATCGGAACTTCGCGCGGTATGGATCAAGCGGTTCTTCCCCGCATTGTTTCAAAAACTTATTTTCAAACAAAAACCCAAAGGCTTTGACTTCTGAATCCAATGACCGCTATCTGATTGCAGGCATACAACAGATCGGACTCGGTGTTCCCGATACCCCGGCTGCTTTCGCTTTCTACCGCAAACTTTTCGGAGCGGATATACCGGTGATCAATGAATCCGCCGAGGCCAAGCTCATGCTTCCCTATACCGGAGGAAAGCCTCACCGCCGACACGCCATCCTTGCGATCAACATCAATGGCGGCGGAGGCTTTGAAATCTGGCAGTATATCAGCCGCAAACCGGTTCCGCCTTCTTTTGAAGTCCGGATGGGGGATTTGGGTTTCAATCTCGTTAAAATAAAATGCATGGATGTGCATGGCTTCCACCGGTCACTGGCCGGGGGAAATGCGGAGGTGATGGACAGCCCTTCGAATGATCCTGCAGGTCAGCCGCGATTTCATATCCGGGATCCATGGGGAACTATTTTTGAGATAACCGGTTCTGCCGACTGGTTCAGCCGCAAACGGAAGCTGACAGGAGGCACCTGCGGTTCCATTATCGGTGTTAGCGACATGGAAAAATCTATGCGTTTTTATTCAGAAATTCTGGGATACGATAAGGTGATCTATGATACCACCGGAGTATTCGCGGATCTGGCAGCTTTACCAGGCGGAACAAATAAATTTAGAAGGGTACTGATCGGGCACAGCAAACCACGGGAAGGAGCATTTTCCCGCTTACTGGGAAGCAGCACGATTGAGCTGATCCGGGTGTTGGATCGTGAGCCCCGTAAGATTTACGAGAATCGCTGGTGGGGCGACCAGGGCATTATTCATCTGAGCTTTGACATAGCCAACATGGAAGCACTTCGGCGAAAATGCGAGCAAATGGGCTCACCATTTACTGTGGACAGCGGTGCAGGCTTCGAGATGGGATCTACCGCGGGGCATTTCAGTTACATCGAAGATCCCGACGGAACTCTTATTGAGTTTGTGGAAACCAAGAAGCTCCCCATACTAAAAGCACTTGGCTGGAATCTGGACCTGCGCAAACGTGACCGCACAAAACCACTACCGGACTGGATGCTTAAAACGCTTTCGTTTAGCCGGGTGAAGGACTGA
- a CDS encoding SDR family oxidoreductase, with product MQELSGKVVWVTGASSGIGAALVHELAAAGAKVILSARQEKELEKIRMAAGLGDDRSMICSFSLDDIASFGNHVSEVIAKFGRVDVLINNGGISQRSKAAETDPQVERQIMEVNYFGTVSLTRAVLPHMIQNKSGQIVVISSIAGKFGFFLRSSYSASKHALHGYFESLRLELKSRHIHVMLVCPGRIRTAISQHALTATGKSGNVMEEEHVKGMSAEACAHQIIRGIRCRRDEIFIGGSELRAVWIKRFFPALFQKLIFKQKPKGFDF from the coding sequence ATGCAAGAATTATCAGGAAAGGTGGTTTGGGTTACGGGGGCCTCGTCAGGTATTGGCGCTGCACTGGTACATGAACTGGCGGCAGCAGGCGCGAAAGTAATATTATCGGCACGGCAGGAGAAGGAACTTGAAAAAATCAGGATGGCCGCAGGATTAGGAGACGACCGATCGATGATCTGTTCATTTTCACTGGACGATATTGCCTCCTTCGGGAACCATGTTTCGGAAGTGATTGCAAAATTCGGACGCGTGGATGTGCTGATCAATAACGGCGGGATCAGTCAGCGCAGCAAGGCGGCGGAGACCGATCCGCAGGTAGAACGACAGATTATGGAAGTGAATTATTTCGGAACGGTGTCACTTACACGTGCGGTGCTGCCCCATATGATACAAAACAAATCAGGGCAGATTGTGGTAATCAGCAGCATCGCCGGCAAGTTCGGGTTTTTCCTCCGCTCCAGTTACTCAGCATCCAAGCATGCCTTGCACGGCTATTTTGAATCGCTGCGGCTGGAACTGAAAAGCCGGCATATTCATGTTATGCTGGTTTGCCCCGGCCGGATCCGAACCGCCATTTCCCAGCATGCACTTACCGCTACAGGAAAATCAGGCAATGTAATGGAGGAAGAACATGTGAAGGGGATGAGTGCAGAAGCATGCGCCCATCAGATCATTCGCGGCATCCGGTGCAGGAGAGATGAAATATTCATCGGCGGATCGGAACTTCGCGCGGTATGGATCAAGCGGTTCTTCCCCGCATTGTTTCAAAAACTTATTTTCAAACAAAAACCCAAAGGCTTTGACTTCTGA
- a CDS encoding type B 50S ribosomal protein L31, translating to MKKGLHPENYRFVVFKDISNDYAFLTKSTAETKDTITWEDGKEYPLVKLDISHMSHPFYTGKMKLVDTAGRVDKFRSRYEKNKK from the coding sequence ATGAAGAAAGGCCTGCATCCGGAGAACTACAGATTTGTTGTGTTCAAGGATATTTCCAATGATTATGCGTTTCTCACAAAATCAACTGCAGAAACGAAAGATACCATCACCTGGGAAGACGGAAAGGAATATCCGCTGGTGAAACTGGATATCTCTCACATGTCGCATCCTTTCTATACCGGTAAGATGAAGCTGGTAGATACCGCAGGGCGCGTGGATAAATTCCGCTCGCGCTACGAGAAGAACAAAAAATAA
- a CDS encoding GlmU family protein, which produces MKTIVLFDDHTRGNLLPFTFTRPVADIRIGILTIREKWEKILGVSSATDTEDYLSAKFPSGNNPSSLWINGSVLPDAGLVQAIKSLPPGKSLVQNELVIASFGGKAVKEPQPYTGELFRITRPWDIFLKNDMALRADFELITGGRKSAPLSGTNKVIGAENIFLEEGARVECAVLNAGTGPVYLAKDSEIMEGSMVRGPFSLGAHSALKMGAKIYGATTVGPHCKVGGEVNNSVIFGYSNKAHDGFLGNSVLGEWVNIGADSNNSNLKNNYAEVKLWNYITRRFEGTGTIFCGLMMGDHSKCGINTMFNTGTVVGVFANVFGSGFPRNYFPSFGWGGAAGITTYKLKDAFETADRVMERRGLRLTGAERDILEHVFSLDRPDA; this is translated from the coding sequence ATGAAGACGATCGTTCTCTTCGACGACCACACGCGCGGAAATTTGCTGCCATTCACCTTCACACGGCCGGTAGCCGACATCCGGATTGGTATACTAACTATTCGCGAAAAATGGGAAAAGATACTGGGTGTATCTTCGGCTACTGATACAGAGGATTATTTATCGGCAAAGTTTCCATCCGGAAACAATCCCTCCTCTCTTTGGATTAACGGCTCGGTGCTCCCGGATGCCGGCTTGGTTCAGGCGATAAAATCCTTACCGCCCGGAAAGTCGTTGGTGCAGAATGAACTGGTCATTGCATCGTTTGGCGGGAAAGCGGTAAAGGAGCCGCAGCCATATACAGGAGAGCTCTTCCGTATTACCCGTCCGTGGGATATCTTTCTGAAAAATGATATGGCGCTGAGGGCAGATTTCGAATTGATCACCGGCGGAAGGAAATCTGCTCCGCTGAGTGGTACCAACAAGGTAATTGGCGCTGAGAATATTTTTCTTGAGGAAGGCGCCCGTGTGGAATGTGCGGTGCTGAATGCCGGAACCGGACCTGTTTATCTTGCAAAAGATTCTGAAATAATGGAGGGTTCCATGGTAAGAGGTCCCTTCTCGCTGGGAGCGCATTCTGCCCTTAAGATGGGGGCAAAAATTTACGGGGCAACCACCGTCGGACCGCACTGCAAAGTCGGGGGAGAAGTCAATAACTCCGTCATCTTCGGTTATTCCAATAAGGCGCACGATGGCTTTCTGGGCAATTCTGTTCTCGGTGAGTGGGTGAATATTGGTGCCGATTCTAATAATTCTAATCTCAAGAACAACTACGCGGAGGTGAAACTTTGGAACTACATTACCAGGCGCTTTGAAGGTACCGGAACGATTTTTTGCGGGTTAATGATGGGTGATCACAGCAAGTGCGGTATTAATACCATGTTCAACACAGGCACCGTGGTGGGAGTGTTCGCCAATGTATTCGGCTCCGGATTTCCCCGCAATTATTTTCCTTCCTTCGGATGGGGTGGTGCCGCCGGGATTACCACCTACAAATTAAAGGACGCATTTGAAACTGCGGATCGTGTAATGGAACGCCGCGGACTCCGGCTGACTGGTGCCGAGAGGGACATACTGGAACATGTTTTCAGTCTGGATCGCCCGGATGCCTGA
- a CDS encoding bifunctional methionine sulfoxide reductase B/A protein yields MRFPTRLLLFLSGLCTLIACSQTPVNEMKSKQATGADSSFEIRRTEEEWKKSLSPEQYYILREKGTERPYSGKFLMHREEGHYSCAACGNILFASSAKFESHCGWPSFDAQVNSRAIVMQKDSSHGMLREEILCGKCGSHIGHIFDDGPTATGKRYCANSVSLGFESASDKHLSGMGSTDTLVLGGGCFWCIEAIYRELKGVLSVESGYCGGTTENPTYKEVCTGTTGHAEVARIVFDPFKINAADILKVFFTVHDPTTLNRQGADVGTQYRSVIFYRNEDQKKLAQEIIAGLTKEKAYDGPVITELSQLGKFYKAEDYHQNYYSSNKEQPYCKMTIPPKMEKLEKVFGNLLKKD; encoded by the coding sequence ATGCGGTTTCCGACCCGCCTCCTTTTGTTTCTCTCCGGATTATGTACCCTCATCGCATGTTCACAAACACCCGTAAACGAAATGAAATCCAAACAAGCCACCGGCGCGGATTCCTCCTTTGAGATCCGCCGCACAGAAGAAGAATGGAAGAAATCGCTGAGCCCTGAACAATATTACATACTAAGGGAAAAAGGCACGGAACGTCCCTACTCCGGGAAATTTCTGATGCACCGGGAAGAAGGCCATTATAGTTGCGCTGCCTGCGGAAATATTCTTTTTGCGTCCAGCGCTAAATTCGAGTCGCATTGCGGATGGCCCAGCTTTGACGCACAGGTTAACAGTAGAGCCATTGTGATGCAAAAGGACAGCAGTCACGGCATGCTCCGGGAAGAGATCCTGTGCGGGAAATGCGGCAGTCATATCGGACACATCTTCGATGACGGGCCCACCGCGACCGGAAAAAGGTACTGCGCCAATTCGGTGTCACTGGGATTTGAATCTGCATCAGATAAGCACCTTTCCGGCATGGGCAGTACGGACACACTTGTGCTGGGTGGCGGATGTTTCTGGTGTATAGAAGCCATTTACCGGGAACTGAAAGGAGTGCTCAGCGTGGAGTCCGGATACTGCGGAGGAACAACAGAAAATCCTACTTATAAGGAGGTATGCACAGGAACCACCGGCCATGCCGAGGTTGCCCGGATTGTTTTCGATCCTTTCAAAATCAACGCAGCGGATATCCTCAAAGTTTTCTTTACCGTACATGATCCAACAACGCTGAACCGGCAGGGAGCTGATGTGGGTACGCAATACCGTTCGGTAATATTTTACAGGAATGAGGATCAGAAAAAACTGGCACAGGAAATTATCGCAGGGCTCACAAAGGAAAAAGCTTACGATGGTCCTGTTATTACAGAGCTGTCACAACTTGGAAAGTTTTACAAAGCCGAGGACTATCATCAGAATTATTACAGCAGCAACAAGGAGCAGCCTTATTGTAAAATGACCATTCCGCCGAAAATGGAAAAACTGGAAAAAGTATTTGGAAATCTGTTGAAGAAGGATTGA